One genomic region from Phragmites australis chromosome 1, lpPhrAust1.1, whole genome shotgun sequence encodes:
- the LOC133887034 gene encoding acyl-coenzyme A oxidase 4, peroxisomal-like, with the protein MAGNRATGGDGREEDSAMAGIPAMDLALAFPQATPASIFPPSASDYYQFDDLLTSEERSIRKKVRGIMEKEIAPIMAVYWEKAEFPFNAIPNLASLGVAGGTIKGYGCPGLSITASAVTTAEIARVDASCSTFILVHSSLAMVTIALCGSEAQKQKYLPSLAQLTTVGCWALTEPNHGSDASSLITTATKANGGWHIDGQKRWIGNSTFADVLVVLARNADTKQLNGFIVRRGAPGLKATKIENKIGLRMVQNGDIVFNKVFVPEEDRLPGVNSFQDISKVLAISRIMVAWQPIGISMGVFDVCHRYLKERKQFGVPLAAFQLNQEKLVRILGNIQSMLLVGWRLCKLYESGKMTPGHASLGKAWNSRMAREVVSLGRELLGGNGILTDFLVAKAFCDLEPIYSYEGTYDINSLVTGREITGIASFKPAALAKARL; encoded by the exons CATCGGACTACTACCAGTTTGATGATTTGCTAACCAGTGAAGAGCGGTCTATCAGAAAGAAGGTCAGGGGTATTATGGAGAAAGAAATTGCGCCCATTATGGCAGTG TACTGGGAAAAGGCAGAGTTTCCATTTAATGCCATTCCTAACCTTGCAAGCCTTGGTGTTGCTGGAGGTACAATAAAG GGTTATGGGTGCCCAGGACTTTCAATTACAGCAAGCGCTGTTACTACGGCAGAAATTGCACGGGTAGATGCGAGCTGTTCCACATTTATACTGGTGCACTCCTCTCTTGCAATGGTGACAATAG CTCTTTGTGGATCTGAGGCTCAGAAGCAGAAGTACTTGCCATCCCTTGCTCAACTTACTACTGTTGGTTGTTGG GCATTGACAGAGCCAAATCATGGAAGTGATGCAAGTTCCTTGATAACTACAGCGACAAAG GCAAATGGTGGATGGCACATAGATGGTCAAAAACGCTGGATAGGTAACAGTACCTTTGCAGATGTGCTCGTGGTATTAGCTAGGAATGCAGATACAAAACAACTAAATGG ATTTATTGTGAGGAGAGGAGCTCCAGGCTTGAAAGCTACAAAGATCGAGAACAAGATTGGTCTTAGGATGGTTCAGAATGGTGATATTGTTTTTAATAAAGTGTTTGTTCCTGAGGAAGACCGATTGCCAGGCGTTAATTCATTTCAAGATATAAGCAAG GTCCTTGCTATTTCACGTATTATGGTGGCATGGCAACCAATTGGCATATCAATGGGGGTCTTTGATGTGTGCCATCG GTATCTGAAAGAAAGGAAACAGTTTGGAGTTCCTCTAGCCGCTTTTCAGCTGAACCAAGAAAAACTTGTCCGGATACTTGGTAACATCCAATCAATGCTGCTTGTTGGCTGGCGTCTATGCAAGCTTTATGAGTCAGGGAAAATGACACCAGGCCATGCTAGCCTAGGAAAG GCTTGGAACTCCAGAATGGCCCGTGAGGTGGTATCTCTTGGTCGAGAATTGTTGGGTGGAAATGGAATTTTGACCGATTTCCTAGTAGCGAAG GCGTTCTGCGATCTGGAGCCTATTTACTCATATGAAGGCACATACGACATCAATAGCCTGGTGACTGGCAGAGAGATCACCGGGATCGCCAGCTTCAAACCTGCTGCGTTAGCGAAAGCCCGGTTGTAA